The following are from one region of the Prevotella communis genome:
- the cysS gene encoding cysteine--tRNA ligase, translated as MESKLVIYNTLTRQKERFEPLHAPNVGMYVCGPTVYGDPHLGHARPAITFDLVFRYLKHLGYKVRYVRNITDVGHLEHDADEGEDKIAKKARLEQLEPMEIAQYYTNRYHQYMDALNVLRPSIEPHATGHIIEQQELVQQILDNGFAYESNGSIYFDIEAYNKKFKYGILSGRSLENIKDESRELAGVGEKRNQADFALWKKAQPEHIMRWPSPWSDGFPGWHCECTAMGRKYLGEEFDIHGGGMDLIFPHHECEIAQAQASMGHPAVKYWMHNNMLTINGQKMGKSYNNFITLEQFFTGNHPLLEKAYSPMTIRFFVLSAHYRGTVDFSNEALVAAEKGLEKLMNAISDLERVQVSDKCDAETEKVVKALRQKCYDAMNDDLATPQVISNLFEACTVINKLIDHKATICADCLKELKETMHLFTEDILGLKAEKSGSNDSREEAFGKVVDMVLDLRAKAKANKDWATSDQIRDALAAAGFEVKDTKDGATWRLNK; from the coding sequence ATGGAATCAAAATTGGTAATCTACAATACGCTGACGCGTCAGAAGGAACGTTTCGAACCACTTCATGCTCCCAATGTGGGTATGTATGTCTGTGGTCCTACTGTTTATGGTGATCCTCATCTGGGACATGCCCGTCCTGCTATCACATTTGACCTGGTGTTCCGTTATCTGAAGCACCTGGGATACAAGGTGAGATATGTGAGAAATATCACCGACGTAGGCCACTTGGAGCACGATGCTGACGAGGGCGAGGACAAGATTGCCAAGAAGGCTCGTCTGGAACAGTTGGAGCCTATGGAGATTGCCCAGTACTACACCAACCGCTATCATCAGTATATGGATGCGCTGAATGTGCTGCGTCCCTCTATTGAACCTCATGCTACTGGTCATATCATTGAGCAGCAGGAGTTGGTACAGCAGATCCTGGATAATGGATTTGCCTACGAGAGCAATGGCTCCATCTATTTCGATATTGAGGCTTATAACAAGAAGTTCAAGTATGGCATCCTCTCTGGTCGCTCACTGGAGAATATCAAGGACGAGAGTCGTGAGCTGGCTGGCGTAGGCGAGAAGCGCAACCAGGCTGACTTTGCCCTGTGGAAGAAAGCACAGCCCGAGCATATCATGCGCTGGCCTTCACCCTGGAGCGATGGTTTCCCCGGTTGGCACTGTGAGTGCACGGCTATGGGCAGGAAGTATCTGGGCGAGGAGTTTGATATTCACGGTGGTGGCATGGATCTGATCTTCCCTCATCACGAGTGTGAGATTGCCCAGGCACAGGCCTCTATGGGACATCCCGCTGTGAAATACTGGATGCACAACAATATGCTGACGATTAATGGTCAGAAGATGGGTAAGTCGTACAACAACTTCATTACCTTGGAGCAGTTCTTCACTGGTAATCATCCGTTGTTGGAAAAAGCCTACTCGCCCATGACCATCCGTTTCTTCGTGCTCTCTGCCCATTATCGTGGCACGGTGGACTTCTCAAACGAGGCTCTTGTTGCTGCCGAGAAGGGATTGGAGAAACTGATGAATGCTATCAGCGACCTGGAGCGCGTACAGGTGAGCGACAAGTGTGATGCCGAGACGGAGAAGGTTGTCAAGGCTTTGCGCCAGAAGTGCTATGATGCGATGAATGACGACCTTGCCACACCTCAGGTAATCAGTAACCTGTTTGAGGCTTGCACCGTTATCAATAAACTGATTGACCACAAGGCTACCATCTGTGCTGACTGCCTGAAGGAACTCAAGGAGACGATGCATCTCTTTACTGAGGATATCCTGGGTTTGAAGGCTGAGAAGAGTGGCTCAAATGATAGTCGTGAGGAGGCCTTCGGAAAGGTGGTTGACATGGTGCTCGACCTGCGTGCCAAGGCTAAGGCCAATAAAGACTGGGCCACTTCCGACCAGATTCGTGACGCCCTTGCTGCTGCCGGCTTTGAGGTAAAGGATACCAAGGACGGTGCCACCTGGCGACTGAATAAGTAG
- a CDS encoding DUF5723 family protein yields the protein MKTSFKRYIMAAVLTATAGTMMAQDLTSAYFTDDFKYRHDMNPAYGNDQGYVAIPVLGNFNFKLQGSFGVGDVLFKNPDYGKKPGAKKTTTFLHPDISYDEAMKGFDKDGNNLIFDMDIPIVSVGFKGMGGYNTVELKERNHFAMSMPYSFFDFAKSMSNKDYYFDDMGARAWGYAELGLGHSRQIFDNLRVGAKVKILLGAAYADLSMEGMHAQLNDNNQWILEGKAKGEINMKGGKFKTKHKEYKSVPGKYYDEVTGIDTDGAGIGGWGLGFDLGGIYEFKDCSVDWLDGLKVSLALTDLGFISWSNTMVAESSGNPFVFEGFQMKYKDGKFDNGGDDISDDLADFANLEEKPDKGGKTTGLASTVRVGLEYPMPFYDKLSAGALYTHHFDGIYNWNDWRLSANVAPLNWLNGGINLGMTSFCTTMGWVLNVHPSGFNFFLGMDHIIGKTGANMVPLNSNVSFNMGMNIAFGSKKKKDSKGNLNTLTF from the coding sequence ATGAAAACATCATTCAAAAGATATATCATGGCCGCAGTACTGACTGCAACGGCTGGCACTATGATGGCGCAAGACTTGACTTCGGCCTACTTCACAGACGACTTCAAGTATCGTCACGATATGAACCCTGCCTATGGCAATGACCAGGGCTATGTAGCTATCCCTGTCCTGGGTAACTTCAACTTCAAGTTGCAAGGCTCGTTTGGCGTAGGCGACGTGCTCTTCAAGAACCCCGACTACGGCAAGAAGCCCGGTGCCAAGAAGACCACCACATTCCTGCATCCTGACATCTCCTACGATGAAGCCATGAAGGGATTCGACAAGGACGGTAACAACCTGATTTTCGACATGGACATCCCCATTGTATCAGTAGGCTTCAAGGGTATGGGCGGTTACAATACCGTTGAACTCAAGGAGCGCAACCACTTCGCTATGTCAATGCCCTACTCTTTCTTCGATTTCGCCAAGAGCATGAGCAACAAGGACTACTACTTCGACGATATGGGTGCCCGCGCCTGGGGTTATGCCGAATTAGGATTAGGCCACTCTCGTCAGATCTTCGACAACCTGCGCGTTGGTGCCAAGGTAAAGATCCTGCTTGGTGCAGCCTATGCCGACCTGTCTATGGAAGGCATGCATGCCCAGCTCAACGACAACAACCAGTGGATTCTTGAAGGTAAGGCCAAGGGTGAGATCAATATGAAAGGCGGTAAGTTCAAGACCAAGCACAAGGAGTACAAGTCCGTTCCAGGCAAGTACTATGATGAAGTAACAGGTATTGATACCGACGGTGCCGGCATCGGCGGATGGGGTCTCGGTTTTGACCTTGGTGGTATCTACGAGTTCAAGGATTGTTCTGTTGACTGGCTCGACGGTCTGAAGGTAAGCCTTGCGCTGACCGACCTTGGCTTCATCAGCTGGAGCAACACCATGGTGGCAGAGTCATCTGGCAACCCATTCGTATTCGAAGGTTTCCAAATGAAGTATAAGGATGGTAAGTTTGATAATGGTGGCGATGATATCAGCGACGACCTGGCCGACTTTGCCAACTTGGAAGAAAAGCCCGACAAGGGTGGCAAGACCACTGGCCTGGCATCTACCGTACGCGTAGGTCTGGAATACCCCATGCCTTTCTACGACAAGCTGAGTGCTGGTGCCCTGTACACCCACCACTTCGATGGTATCTATAACTGGAATGACTGGCGCCTCAGTGCCAACGTAGCTCCTCTGAACTGGCTCAATGGTGGTATCAACTTAGGCATGACCTCTTTCTGCACCACCATGGGTTGGGTACTCAACGTGCATCCTTCTGGCTTCAACTTCTTCCTTGGTATGGACCATATCATCGGCAAGACCGGTGCCAACATGGTTCCCCTCAACAGCAATGTCAGCTTCAATATGGGTATGAACATTGCCTTTGGCAGCAAGAAAAAGAAGGACAGCAAGGGTAATCTCAACACACTGACCTTCTAA
- the nrdG gene encoding anaerobic ribonucleoside-triphosphate reductase activating protein: MLKYVNTGVVFQEIPDEVTLAINISNCPCRCPGCHSHYLWDDIGIPLTTEALDDFVERFGTDITCFAFMGGDADPKGVNRLAQYIHETYSEYKVAWYSGRLRVAPEVRKTDFDYIKIGPYIRHLGPLKSPTTNQRLYRKTESGDFEDITHRFWRKVAL, from the coding sequence ATGCTGAAGTACGTAAATACTGGAGTTGTTTTTCAGGAGATACCCGACGAGGTGACGCTGGCTATCAATATCAGCAACTGTCCCTGTCGGTGTCCGGGCTGTCACAGCCATTATCTCTGGGACGATATAGGTATTCCCCTTACTACCGAGGCGCTCGATGATTTTGTTGAGCGCTTCGGTACGGATATCACCTGCTTCGCCTTCATGGGAGGTGATGCGGATCCGAAGGGAGTCAACCGCTTGGCGCAGTATATTCACGAGACGTATTCTGAATATAAGGTGGCGTGGTATAGTGGTCGCCTGCGTGTGGCGCCCGAGGTGAGGAAGACCGATTTCGACTATATCAAGATAGGTCCTTATATCCGTCACCTAGGACCGCTGAAGAGTCCTACCACCAATCAGCGTCTCTATCGGAAGACGGAGAGCGGAGATTTTGAGGATATCACCCACCGCTTTTGGCGCAAGGTGGCGCTATAG
- the nrdD gene encoding anaerobic ribonucleoside-triphosphate reductase: protein MEIKNFTITKRDGSKDRFSLDKIMNAITKAFESVEEPADLGAISKIISHLDIHDDIKVEDIQNQVEEALMREGYFKVAKSFILYRQEHTEDRETLEKMMFLSEYMEESKNAATGSKYDANANVEHKNIATLIGELPKSNFIRLNRRLLVDRIKKMYGKQLADEYIDKLTHHFIYKNDETSLANYCASITMYPWLIGGTLAIGGNSTAPTNLKSYCGGFVNMVFMVSSMLSGACATPEFLMYMNYFIGKEFGLDYWKRADEVVDLSLKRRTLDKVITDYFEQIVYSLNQPTGARNYQAVFWNVAYYDKYYFQSIFGEFYFPDGSQPDWDGLSWLQKRFMKWFNKERTKTLLTFPVETMALLVDENGECRDKEWGEFTAEMYSEGHSFFTYMSDNADSLSSCCRLRNEITDNGFSYTLGAGGVSTGSKSVLTINLNRCIQYAVNNKIDYLEFLGGVIDLCHKVQTAYNENLKELQSHGMLPLFDAGYININRQYLTIGINGLVEAAEFMGLKITPNDEYQKFVQGILGLIEKYNKQYRTKELMFNCEMIPAENVGVKHAKWDREDGYFVPRDCYNSYFYVVEDDSLSVIDKFKLHGAPYIEHLTGGSALHMNLDEHLSKEQYLKLLKVAAKEGCNYFTFNIPNTVCNECGYIDKRYLHECPKCHSKNVDYMTRIIGYLKRVSNFSQARQEEASRRFYAHAE from the coding sequence ATGGAAATCAAGAACTTTACCATCACGAAGCGAGATGGCTCTAAGGATCGCTTCTCTCTTGACAAGATTATGAACGCTATTACGAAGGCGTTCGAGAGTGTTGAAGAACCTGCTGATTTGGGTGCTATTTCTAAGATTATCAGTCACTTAGATATTCATGATGATATCAAGGTGGAGGATATCCAGAACCAGGTCGAGGAGGCGCTGATGCGTGAGGGTTACTTCAAGGTGGCAAAGTCTTTTATCCTGTACCGTCAGGAGCATACGGAGGATCGTGAGACGCTGGAGAAGATGATGTTCCTCTCTGAATATATGGAGGAGTCGAAGAATGCAGCAACTGGTTCAAAGTATGACGCCAATGCAAACGTGGAGCACAAAAATATTGCAACTTTGATTGGTGAACTGCCTAAGTCAAACTTCATCCGTCTGAACCGTCGTCTGCTGGTTGACCGCATCAAGAAAATGTATGGCAAGCAGTTGGCTGATGAGTATATCGACAAGCTGACACACCACTTTATATATAAGAACGACGAGACATCGCTGGCTAACTACTGTGCCTCTATTACGATGTACCCCTGGCTTATCGGTGGCACACTGGCTATCGGCGGTAACTCTACGGCTCCTACGAACCTGAAGTCTTACTGCGGTGGCTTCGTGAACATGGTGTTTATGGTCAGCTCTATGTTGAGTGGCGCCTGTGCCACGCCTGAGTTCTTGATGTACATGAACTACTTCATTGGCAAGGAGTTTGGTCTGGACTACTGGAAACGTGCCGACGAGGTGGTTGACCTCTCACTGAAGCGTCGTACGCTCGACAAGGTGATTACGGACTACTTTGAGCAGATTGTATATTCGCTGAACCAGCCCACAGGTGCACGCAACTATCAGGCTGTGTTCTGGAACGTGGCTTACTATGATAAGTATTATTTCCAGAGCATCTTCGGTGAGTTCTACTTCCCCGATGGCTCTCAGCCCGACTGGGACGGTCTGTCTTGGCTGCAGAAACGCTTCATGAAGTGGTTCAACAAGGAGCGCACGAAGACCTTGTTGACCTTCCCTGTAGAGACCATGGCGCTGCTGGTTGACGAGAATGGTGAGTGCCGCGATAAGGAGTGGGGCGAGTTTACTGCCGAAATGTATAGCGAGGGTCACTCGTTCTTCACCTATATGAGTGACAATGCTGACTCTCTGAGCTCTTGCTGTCGTCTGCGCAATGAGATTACGGACAATGGCTTCAGCTACACACTGGGTGCCGGTGGCGTTTCTACGGGTTCTAAGTCTGTGCTGACCATCAACCTGAACCGTTGTATCCAGTATGCGGTAAACAATAAGATTGACTATCTGGAGTTCCTGGGTGGCGTTATCGACCTCTGCCACAAGGTGCAGACGGCCTACAACGAGAACCTGAAGGAGTTGCAGAGCCACGGCATGCTGCCTCTGTTTGATGCCGGTTATATCAACATCAATCGCCAGTATCTCACCATCGGTATCAACGGCCTGGTAGAGGCTGCCGAGTTCATGGGTCTGAAGATTACGCCAAACGATGAGTATCAGAAGTTTGTTCAGGGTATCCTGGGGCTGATTGAGAAGTATAACAAGCAGTATCGCACCAAGGAACTGATGTTCAACTGTGAGATGATTCCTGCAGAAAACGTAGGTGTGAAGCATGCTAAGTGGGACCGTGAGGATGGTTATTTCGTGCCACGCGACTGCTACAACTCTTACTTCTACGTGGTAGAGGACGACTCACTGAGCGTTATCGATAAGTTCAAGTTGCACGGCGCTCCTTATATCGAGCACCTCACAGGTGGTTCTGCCCTGCATATGAACCTGGATGAGCACCTGTCGAAGGAGCAGTATCTGAAGCTGCTGAAGGTGGCTGCTAAGGAGGGATGTAACTACTTCACATTCAATATCCCCAACACCGTATGTAACGAGTGTGGATATATCGACAAGCGCTACCTGCACGAGTGTCCGAAGTGTCACTCTAAGAACGTGGACTACATGACGCGTATCATTGGCTATCTGAAGCGTGTGAGCAATTTCTCACAGGCTCGCCAGGAAGAGGCTTCACGTCGTTTCTACGCACATGCGGAGTAA
- a CDS encoding gluconate 5-dehydrogenase, with protein sequence MANLFSLEGKNAWITGASYGIGFNIAKAFVAAGAKTIVFNDINEAALQRGLDNYKEAGIENVKGYVCDVTDEKAVKALVEKIHAEVGQIDILVNNAGIIKRIPMHEMKREEFQQVIDVDLVAPYICASAVIPEMMERREGKIINICSMMSELGRETVSAYAAAKGGLKMLTRNICSEYGEYNIQCNGIGPGYIATPQTAPLRERQPDGSRHPFDSFICAKTPAGRWLDPSELGGPAVFLASHASDAVNGHVLYVDGGILAYIGKQPK encoded by the coding sequence ATGGCAAATTTGTTTTCATTAGAGGGTAAGAATGCGTGGATCACTGGCGCATCTTACGGTATCGGTTTCAACATCGCAAAGGCTTTCGTGGCTGCAGGTGCTAAGACCATTGTCTTTAACGACATCAACGAGGCTGCCCTGCAGCGTGGTTTGGACAACTACAAGGAGGCTGGCATCGAGAACGTGAAGGGTTATGTGTGTGACGTGACCGACGAGAAAGCTGTGAAGGCTCTCGTTGAGAAGATTCACGCTGAGGTAGGTCAGATTGATATTCTGGTGAACAATGCCGGTATCATCAAGCGTATTCCTATGCACGAGATGAAGCGCGAGGAGTTCCAGCAGGTTATCGATGTGGACCTGGTTGCTCCTTATATCTGTGCAAGTGCTGTGATTCCTGAGATGATGGAGCGTCGCGAGGGTAAGATTATCAATATCTGCTCTATGATGAGTGAACTGGGTCGTGAAACTGTGAGCGCCTACGCTGCTGCTAAGGGTGGCTTGAAGATGCTGACCCGTAATATCTGCTCAGAGTATGGTGAGTACAACATCCAGTGTAACGGCATTGGCCCGGGTTACATCGCAACACCTCAGACAGCACCTCTGCGCGAGCGTCAGCCCGACGGCAGTCGTCATCCGTTTGATTCATTCATCTGCGCTAAGACTCCTGCAGGCCGTTGGCTCGATCCTTCAGAGTTGGGTGGACCTGCAGTCTTCCTGGCCTCTCATGCATCAGATGCAGTGAACGGTCATGTGCTCTATGTGGATGGTGGTATTCTGGCCTACATCGGAAAACAGCCTAAATAA
- the kduI gene encoding 5-dehydro-4-deoxy-D-glucuronate isomerase produces the protein MKTNYEIRYAAHPEDARHYDTARLRRDFLIEHLFVGDEVNMVYSMYDRMVVGGAMPVNEVLPLEAIDPLKAPFFTTRREVGIYNIGGTGVVKVGDESFELGYKEALYIGRGDREVTFASKDAQKPALFYFNSTTAHAAYPCKKVTKADAVVAHMGALETSNERNINKMLVNQVLPTCQLQMGMTELATGSVWNTMPAHVHSRRMEAYFYFELPEDQAVCHFMGEPQETRHIWMHNQQAVLSPEWSIHSAAATHNYTFIWGMGGENLDYGDQDFFDIKDLK, from the coding sequence ATGAAAACTAACTACGAAATACGTTATGCTGCTCATCCTGAGGATGCCCGCCATTATGACACTGCACGTCTGCGCCGCGATTTCCTCATAGAACACCTGTTTGTTGGGGACGAGGTGAACATGGTGTATTCTATGTACGACCGTATGGTGGTGGGGGGTGCTATGCCTGTGAACGAGGTGTTGCCCCTGGAGGCTATCGACCCGTTGAAGGCACCGTTCTTCACCACCCGTCGTGAGGTGGGTATATATAATATAGGTGGAACGGGTGTCGTGAAAGTTGGTGACGAGAGCTTCGAACTGGGCTATAAGGAGGCTCTCTATATAGGACGAGGTGACCGTGAGGTGACTTTTGCGTCGAAAGATGCGCAGAAGCCTGCCCTCTTTTACTTCAACTCCACAACAGCGCATGCCGCATATCCCTGTAAGAAGGTGACGAAGGCGGATGCTGTGGTGGCTCATATGGGTGCCCTGGAGACGAGCAACGAGCGTAACATCAACAAGATGCTGGTGAACCAGGTGCTGCCCACCTGTCAGTTGCAGATGGGTATGACGGAATTGGCTACTGGTAGCGTGTGGAACACGATGCCGGCACATGTGCACAGTCGTAGGATGGAGGCTTACTTCTATTTCGAGTTGCCCGAGGACCAGGCCGTCTGCCACTTTATGGGTGAACCGCAGGAGACGCGCCATATCTGGATGCATAACCAGCAGGCGGTGCTCTCGCCTGAATGGAGCATCCACTCTGCCGCTGCCACGCATAACTATACCTTTATATGGGGTATGGGTGGTGAGAACCTGGACTACGGAGACCAAGACTTTTTTGACATAAAGGATCTGAAATAA
- a CDS encoding GLPGLI family protein, with protein MKKLIATMFILGLTIGAQGQELDGVDAIMASITTVKIHQDSIDTSRLVAVYDYECRTQDAEGKAVTDRMKLCVQVGQHCTRSFPYRKYRMERQWAAGNTDMRSRKGTDGKLEFLEGWDFIGDDEFPQFKAESYCFMPEVWANYPDGKVTVRDAIVPTIYETKEERIPIKWELADNSQATCLLHGQRWTVRYDEDIPTTAGPWKLCGLPGLIVEAVSVDSIHHFTLTDVQHIAAPIYYETSAITIKTSEAKLIKNRLKVFGNKNYAKNPLYYVTNRNSADEIYTDDGSLINGYFVHYNSERKANEAHVYQPLELSEQ; from the coding sequence ATGAAGAAGTTGATAGCAACCATGTTTATCCTTGGGCTGACAATAGGAGCACAGGGACAGGAACTCGATGGAGTGGACGCCATCATGGCTTCGATAACCACAGTAAAAATCCACCAAGACAGCATTGACACATCGAGACTCGTGGCCGTGTACGACTATGAGTGCAGGACACAGGACGCAGAGGGCAAGGCCGTAACAGACCGAATGAAGCTCTGCGTACAGGTGGGACAGCATTGCACACGAAGTTTCCCCTATCGGAAATATCGTATGGAAAGACAATGGGCCGCAGGCAACACGGACATGCGTAGCCGCAAGGGTACCGATGGGAAACTAGAGTTTCTGGAAGGTTGGGACTTCATCGGCGACGATGAGTTTCCACAGTTCAAGGCAGAATCGTATTGCTTCATGCCAGAGGTTTGGGCGAACTATCCCGATGGCAAGGTAACCGTGCGCGATGCCATCGTGCCTACTATCTATGAGACCAAGGAGGAACGCATCCCCATCAAATGGGAATTGGCAGACAACTCACAGGCCACCTGCTTGTTGCACGGGCAGCGTTGGACGGTGCGATACGACGAGGATATACCCACAACGGCAGGCCCTTGGAAACTCTGCGGACTGCCAGGCCTTATTGTCGAGGCCGTGAGTGTGGACAGCATCCACCACTTCACACTCACTGATGTCCAGCACATTGCAGCCCCCATCTACTACGAGACCAGCGCCATCACCATAAAAACCTCTGAGGCGAAACTTATCAAGAACCGCCTCAAAGTATTCGGCAACAAGAACTACGCAAAGAATCCTTTATACTATGTCACCAACAGGAACTCGGCAGATGAAATATATACCGACGACGGCAGCCTCATCAACGGCTACTTTGTGCATTACAATTCTGAGCGCAAAGCCAACGAAGCACATGTGTATCAACCATTAGAATTGTCAGAACAATGA
- a CDS encoding GLPGLI family protein, whose product MRKILVTCLTLALTIGAQGQTETIDTAQFVALYDYECRTQNDEGTPVTDKMQLVVQVGRTVTKSMPRSAYMKTNETIEEEDLIMAEHQETLMHMPTVWTGLPNGQTTVRDRIFPHEFEGIEPTPDIAWTLTDDTVTINGYFCQQATATFRGVTWTVCYTEEIPSSAGPWRLRGLPGLIIKAENEAHTFCLAELRQNHTPITAPEKSPNVQRMTYAKLLKHRSDVFGNRQYAKNPLFHVPNLNGGTLSLGGSIHHMTVINLGSQQFAYADGFPLLTKAHVYQPLEIE is encoded by the coding sequence ATGAGAAAAATCTTAGTGACCTGCCTTACCCTCGCGCTGACGATAGGAGCGCAGGGACAAACAGAGACAATTGATACGGCGCAGTTTGTGGCTTTGTACGACTATGAGTGCAGAACGCAGAACGACGAGGGCACACCCGTCACGGACAAGATGCAGCTCGTGGTGCAGGTGGGACGGACGGTGACGAAGTCGATGCCGCGCTCGGCCTACATGAAGACAAACGAGACAATAGAGGAGGAAGACCTGATCATGGCAGAACATCAGGAGACGCTGATGCACATGCCGACGGTATGGACAGGCTTGCCCAACGGACAGACCACCGTGCGCGACAGGATTTTCCCACATGAGTTTGAGGGCATTGAGCCGACACCCGACATTGCGTGGACGCTCACCGACGATACTGTAACCATTAACGGATACTTCTGTCAGCAGGCCACAGCAACGTTCCGAGGCGTCACCTGGACAGTATGCTATACCGAGGAGATTCCGTCATCTGCAGGACCATGGCGACTGCGCGGACTGCCAGGATTGATTATCAAGGCGGAGAATGAGGCACACACGTTCTGCCTTGCGGAGTTAAGACAGAACCATACGCCCATCACGGCACCTGAGAAGAGTCCCAACGTACAGCGCATGACATACGCCAAATTACTGAAGCATCGCAGCGATGTGTTTGGCAATCGCCAATATGCTAAGAATCCCCTCTTCCACGTGCCCAACCTTAACGGTGGCACCCTGTCCTTAGGCGGGAGCATCCATCACATGACCGTCATCAACTTAGGTAGCCAACAGTTTGCGTATGCTGACGGCTTTCCCTTACTGACAAAGGCTCATGTGTACCAGCCGTTGGAAATAGAATAA